A window of Enterobacter ludwigii genomic DNA:
CCAGAACCACGGTGTTGACGATAACCATCGCACTTGCTGCGGCCACGGCCATGTTGAGTGCCAGCAGGCCGCGCAGTCTTGGGGTTTTCAGGAAGATGCGCATGCCCCGTGTGGTTTTGTCATAGATGCTGCGGTTGACCGTTAACGCTTTCATCTTTGGCAACGTCACGGAAACAACCAGAGTCGCTGAGGCGAGGAACCCGACCGCCGTACCGGCAAACAGGTTGTGGAAGTTCATGACCGTCAGCAGCGCCGCCGCCAGCATGGGGCTGATTACACTTTCCAGATCGTAGGCCAGACGTGACAGAGACAGCGCCCGGGTATATTCGCGTTCGTCAGGAAGAATATCCGGGATTGTCGCCTGGAAGGTTGGCGTAAACGCCGCCGAGGCAGACTGAAGAATGAAGATCAGGATATAGATTTCCCAAATCTGGGTGACAAAAGGCAACGCGACAGCCACGAGGGCGCGAACCAGATCCAGCGTCACCAGCATGGTTCGACGCGGGAATTTGTCGGCAAAGGCCGCTGCCACAGGCGCAACCAGAATGTAGGCGCTCATCTTGATAGCCAGTGCGGTACCCAGAACCGCCCCGGCCCTGTCTCCGGCAAGATCGTAGGCTAACAGCCCCAGGGCAACGGTCGCCAGACCGGTGCCGATAAGGGCGATAACCTGTGCCATAAACAGGTGGCGGTAGGTACGATTAGAAAGAATATTGAGCATCAGGAAATCTCTTGGCTTGAATTTACATCCCCCCCAGGGGGATGTTGAAAGCATAGAGGGAGCTGAAAAAAATGACAAGCTTTATCCTGGTGGGGAGGATTAAAGAGACATTCGTCAGTAATTAACTTCAGTTTTTAAGCTCATTAAGTCTTCATCAGCGAGTCCACTCTATTCGCATTCATTGTAAATATGTAGCATATTCTTCATTCT
This region includes:
- the nirA gene encoding nickel resistance membrane nickel efflux protein NirA gives rise to the protein MLNILSNRTYRHLFMAQVIALIGTGLATVALGLLAYDLAGDRAGAVLGTALAIKMSAYILVAPVAAAFADKFPRRTMLVTLDLVRALVAVALPFVTQIWEIYILIFILQSASAAFTPTFQATIPDILPDEREYTRALSLSRLAYDLESVISPMLAAALLTVMNFHNLFAGTAVGFLASATLVVSVTLPKMKALTVNRSIYDKTTRGMRIFLKTPRLRGLLALNMAVAAASAMVIVNTVVLVQADFGLSQRSTAIALTFFGVGSMISALILPRLLDKMSDRMPMLVGTVLLVVGLGLGIFLKDYITLVVLWTLLGVGYSLSQTPSGRLLRRSSTAEDRPALFAAQFALSHSCWLVTYPLAGWVGATWGTQASFIALTIVAALSLITAVLIWRPEHEVYAQVHSHTDPETNNESTHEHDFVIDDEHPSWPKKEK